In the Mastomys coucha isolate ucsf_1 unplaced genomic scaffold, UCSF_Mcou_1 pScaffold18, whole genome shotgun sequence genome, one interval contains:
- the LOC116096918 gene encoding neuroblastoma suppressor of tumorigenicity 1, whose amino-acid sequence MLWVLVGAVLPVMLLAAPPPINKLALFPDKSAWCEAKNITQIVGHSGCEAKSIQNRACLGQCFSYSVPNTFPQSTESLVHCDSCMPAQSMWEIVTLECPGHEEVPRVDKLVEKIVHCSCQACGKEPSHEGLNVYVQGEAGPGSQSGPHSHAHPHPGGQTPEPEEPPGAPQVEEEGAED is encoded by the exons ATGCTTTGGGTCCTGGTGGGGGCTGTCCTCCCTGTCATGTTGCTGGCTGCCCCACCGCCCATCAACAAGCTGGCCCTGTTTCCCGACAAGAGTGCCTGGTGTGAAGCCAAGAACATCACGCAGATTGTGGGTCACAGCGGCTGCGAGGCCAAGTCTATCCAGAACAG GGCGTGCCTAGGACAATGCTTCAGTTACAGCGTCCCCAACACCTTCCCGCAGTCCACAGAGTCCCTGGTGCACTGTGACTCCTGCATGCCGGCCCAGTCCATGTGGGAGATT GTGACCTTGGAGTGCCCTGGCCACGAGGAGGTGCCCAGGGTGGATAAGCTGGTAGAGAAGATTGTACACTGCAGCTGCCAGGCCTGCGGCAAAGAGCCCAGTCACGAGGGCCTGAACGTCTACGTGCAGGGTGAAGCCGGGCCGGGCTCCCAGTCTGGACCACACTCCCACGCCCATCCCCACCCCGGCGGCCAGACCCCTGAGCCTGAAGAACCTCCTGGAGCCCCTCAGGTTGAGGAAGAGGGGGCTGAGGA